A DNA window from Pseudomonas wuhanensis contains the following coding sequences:
- a CDS encoding Rsd/AlgQ family anti-sigma factor produces the protein MLDSCQNAQERWGGVHKLIDRWLQEREELVKAFHDLRNAKPAFADKSLNGRFCEILVDYVSAWHFEVSEHLVNEAKAFGDDGGLELVKQINPRIDVSTEMALSFNDHCHKGDCNDTERFAEALEKLGSQLRERFELEDCLIEVLHTAHKEESSVQA, from the coding sequence ATGTTAGATAGTTGTCAGAATGCTCAGGAACGCTGGGGTGGGGTTCATAAGCTCATTGACCGCTGGCTACAAGAGCGTGAAGAGTTGGTAAAGGCATTCCACGACTTGCGAAATGCCAAACCGGCTTTCGCCGACAAGTCCTTGAACGGTCGGTTTTGCGAGATTCTTGTCGATTACGTTTCGGCCTGGCATTTCGAAGTGAGTGAGCATCTGGTCAATGAGGCCAAGGCCTTTGGCGACGATGGCGGCCTTGAACTGGTGAAGCAGATCAACCCGCGTATCGATGTGAGCACCGAGATGGCTCTGTCGTTCAATGATCATTGTCACAAAGGTGATTGCAACGATACCGAGCGTTTCGCCGAAGCGCTGGAAAAACTGGGCAGCCAACTGCGTGAGCGTTTCGAACTGGAAGATTGCCTGATCGAAGTGCTGCACACGGCCCACAAGGAAGAGAGTTCGGTTCAGGCCTGA
- a CDS encoding FKBP-type peptidyl-prolyl cis-trans isomerase — MSRYLFLSLCVFFSVAQASEKIAANDAHDLAYSLGASLGERLRQEVPDLQLQALLEGLQQAYQGKPLALKDERIEQILAEHEARVAEQPVVPQSEVALEKEQRFLAEEKARPGVRELTDGILLTELTPGNGAKAGPNGKVQVLYIGRLPDGTVFDQNNQPQWFNLDSVIAGWRSALQDMPVGAKWRLVIPSAQAYGADGAGDLIAPFTPLVFEVELRGATS, encoded by the coding sequence ATGTCGCGCTACCTTTTTTTATCGCTGTGCGTGTTTTTTTCCGTGGCCCAGGCCTCCGAAAAAATCGCCGCAAATGACGCTCACGATCTTGCTTACAGCTTGGGCGCAAGCCTTGGCGAACGCTTGCGCCAGGAAGTTCCGGATCTGCAACTTCAGGCACTGCTCGAAGGTTTGCAGCAAGCCTATCAAGGCAAGCCGCTGGCACTGAAAGACGAGCGGATCGAACAGATTCTTGCCGAGCACGAAGCCCGGGTCGCTGAGCAACCCGTCGTCCCGCAAAGCGAAGTCGCCCTCGAAAAAGAGCAGCGTTTTCTCGCCGAAGAAAAAGCCAGGCCTGGGGTTCGCGAATTGACGGATGGAATATTGCTGACGGAGCTGACGCCGGGCAACGGCGCCAAGGCCGGCCCGAACGGCAAGGTTCAAGTGCTGTATATCGGACGCCTGCCTGACGGCACAGTGTTCGACCAGAACAACCAGCCGCAGTGGTTCAATCTTGATAGCGTGATCGCGGGGTGGCGCAGTGCGCTGCAAGACATGCCGGTCGGCGCGAAATGGCGCCTGGTGATTCCATCGGCGCAAGCCTATGGCGCCGACGGTGCTGGCGACTTGATCGCGCCGTTTACACCGCTGGTATTCGAAGTCGAATTGCGGGGTGCCACAAGCTGA
- a CDS encoding AlgP family protein, whose protein sequence is MSATKKPVNTPLHLLQQLSGSLLEHLENACSQALADAEKLLAKLEKQRGKAQEKLHKSRTKLQDAAAAGKAKAQAKAKGAVKELEDLLDALKDRQSDTRSYILQLKRDAQESLKLAQGVGRVQEAVVKALSLRSAKPAAAPAKKAAAKPAAAKASAKPAAKAPVKTVAKPAAKPAAKKPVAASAAKPAAKTTAAKPAAKPAAAKTAAAKPAAKTTAAKPAVAKTAAAKPAAKSAAKPAARTAAAKPAAKPAAKPVAAKTAAVKPAAKPAAKPAVKAAAKPAAKPAAKTAAAKPAAAAKPATAAKPAAAKPATKPAAKPAAKPAVKKPVAAAKPAAAPAIKPATSAPASSASASPAPAATTSITTSAPTPAASSSTSTTPTSAS, encoded by the coding sequence ATGTCGGCCACCAAGAAGCCAGTAAATACTCCGTTGCACTTACTCCAACAACTCTCGGGCAGCCTGCTCGAGCATTTGGAAAACGCTTGTTCCCAAGCCTTGGCTGATGCTGAAAAACTGCTCGCCAAACTGGAGAAGCAGCGCGGAAAAGCGCAGGAAAAACTGCACAAATCCCGCACCAAATTGCAGGACGCTGCGGCGGCCGGCAAAGCCAAGGCGCAAGCCAAGGCCAAAGGTGCGGTGAAAGAACTTGAGGACTTGCTCGACGCTCTCAAGGATCGTCAGTCCGATACGCGCAGCTACATCCTGCAACTCAAGCGCGACGCTCAAGAAAGCCTGAAATTGGCCCAGGGTGTCGGTCGTGTCCAAGAGGCTGTCGTCAAGGCGTTGTCCCTGCGTTCGGCCAAGCCAGCTGCGGCACCTGCGAAGAAAGCCGCTGCCAAACCGGCTGCTGCAAAAGCATCGGCCAAGCCTGCTGCCAAAGCTCCGGTGAAAACCGTAGCCAAGCCAGCTGCAAAACCTGCGGCGAAAAAACCAGTCGCTGCCAGTGCTGCGAAACCCGCAGCTAAAACGACGGCTGCCAAACCTGCCGCCAAGCCAGCTGCTGCCAAAACAGCCGCCGCTAAACCAGCTGCAAAAACCACGGCTGCCAAACCCGCCGTGGCAAAAACTGCAGCGGCAAAACCAGCGGCTAAATCTGCTGCCAAGCCAGCCGCTAGAACTGCCGCCGCGAAACCTGCTGCCAAACCAGCCGCCAAACCTGTCGCGGCTAAAACCGCTGCAGTCAAGCCTGCTGCAAAACCCGCTGCGAAACCCGCTGTAAAAGCTGCGGCCAAACCTGCCGCGAAACCGGCTGCCAAAACTGCTGCTGCGAAACCTGCTGCCGCTGCCAAGCCAGCCACTGCAGCCAAGCCAGCCGCTGCAAAACCAGCAACCAAACCCGCGGCCAAGCCAGCAGCAAAACCGGCCGTGAAAAAGCCGGTCGCCGCTGCCAAACCGGCTGCTGCGCCAGCGATCAAGCCAGCAACTTCGGCCCCTGCTTCTTCGGCCTCGGCGTCGCCCGCGCCTGCAGCAACCACCTCGATCACCACGTCTGCGCCAACGCCAGCCGCGTCGTCGAGCACCAGCACCACCCCAACCAGCGCTTCCTAA
- a CDS encoding TIGR02444 family protein produces the protein MSSDLWSFSLGTYARPGVEAACLQLQSAGVNVCLLLCGLWLGQRGVACNEQRIKQLRDVAEPWDADIVQPLRALRRQWKASAAEDVELHTLREQVKTLELKAERQLLLRLERSAKSWPQDEATDLSAWLEGVAAGAANLDRDALHQLRVAVTGT, from the coding sequence ATGTCCTCTGACCTGTGGAGCTTTTCCCTTGGCACTTACGCCCGTCCCGGCGTTGAAGCTGCCTGCCTGCAATTGCAGTCGGCCGGGGTGAACGTGTGTCTGTTGCTCTGTGGTCTGTGGCTGGGACAGCGGGGTGTCGCCTGCAACGAGCAACGAATAAAGCAGCTTCGCGATGTAGCCGAGCCCTGGGACGCGGATATCGTGCAACCGCTACGGGCGTTGCGTAGGCAATGGAAGGCCAGCGCGGCCGAAGACGTCGAACTGCATACGTTGCGCGAACAAGTCAAAACCCTGGAACTGAAAGCCGAGCGACAGCTGTTGTTGCGACTGGAGCGATCGGCAAAGAGCTGGCCGCAGGATGAGGCGACCGATCTCTCGGCCTGGCTGGAAGGTGTGGCGGCAGGCGCCGCCAACCTGGACCGCGACGCGCTGCATCAGCTGCGCGTCGCGGTAACCGGCACTTAG
- a CDS encoding ATP-binding cassette domain-containing protein gives MIRLQNLTLQRGPQRLLEDAELTLHAGHKAGLIGANGAGKSSLFALIRGELHPDSGDCFLPADWRIAHMRQEIETLERIAVDYVLDGDLRLREVQRDLAAAEAAHDGAAQARLHSELDSADGYTADARARKLLAGLGFTNEQMDRQVGDFSGGWRMRLNLAQALMCPSDLLLLDEPTNHLDLDAIIWLEEWLKSYPGTLMLISHDRDFLDAVVDHVAHVDQRKITLYRGGYSAFERARAERLAQQQQAYEKQQAQRAHMESYIARFKAQATKARQAQSRIKALERMEELSAAHVDSPFDFVFRESTKISSPLIDLSDARLGYGDKAVLEKVKLQLTPGARIGLLGPNGAGKSTLIKNLAGELEPLAGRLTRGENTVVGYFAQHQLDSLDSKASPLLHLQRLAPTEREQTLRDFLGGFDFRGARIDEPVLNFSGGEKARLALALIAWDRPNLLLLDEPTNHLDLEMRLALTMALQEFSGAVLVVSHDRHLLKSTTDNFYLVADGKVEEFDGDLEDYARWLVEYRQRNAPVSNTPVNPDKTDKKAQRQAAAALRQQLAPHKREADKLEAELGKLHEKLAKIDSSLGDIDIYEPMRKNDLRDLLAEQAKLKVREAELEEAWMEALELLESMQAELEALS, from the coding sequence ATGATTCGACTTCAGAACCTGACTTTACAGCGTGGCCCGCAACGTCTGCTAGAAGACGCCGAGCTGACCCTGCACGCCGGCCACAAAGCCGGCCTCATCGGTGCCAACGGCGCCGGCAAATCGAGCCTGTTCGCCTTGATCCGGGGCGAACTGCACCCGGACTCGGGTGACTGCTTCCTGCCGGCCGACTGGCGCATCGCCCACATGCGCCAGGAAATCGAGACGCTCGAACGCATCGCGGTCGACTACGTGCTCGATGGTGACCTGCGCCTGCGCGAGGTGCAACGCGACCTCGCCGCAGCCGAAGCGGCCCATGACGGTGCCGCTCAGGCCCGCCTGCACTCGGAACTCGACAGCGCCGACGGCTACACCGCCGACGCTCGGGCTCGAAAGCTGCTGGCCGGCCTTGGGTTCACCAACGAGCAGATGGATCGGCAAGTAGGAGATTTCTCTGGTGGCTGGCGGATGCGTCTGAACCTGGCGCAGGCTTTGATGTGCCCTTCGGACCTGTTGCTGCTCGACGAACCGACCAACCACTTGGACCTCGACGCCATCATCTGGCTCGAAGAGTGGCTTAAAAGCTACCCCGGTACCTTGATGCTGATTTCCCACGACCGGGACTTCCTCGATGCCGTGGTCGATCACGTAGCCCACGTCGATCAACGCAAGATCACCCTGTATCGCGGTGGTTATAGCGCCTTCGAACGCGCCCGTGCCGAACGTCTGGCCCAGCAACAACAAGCCTACGAGAAGCAGCAGGCGCAACGTGCGCACATGGAAAGCTACATCGCCCGCTTCAAGGCCCAGGCTACCAAGGCCCGTCAGGCCCAGAGCCGGATCAAGGCGCTGGAGCGGATGGAAGAGCTGTCTGCCGCGCACGTCGATTCGCCGTTCGACTTCGTCTTCCGCGAGTCGACGAAAATTTCCAGCCCGCTGATCGACCTGTCGGATGCTCGACTGGGTTACGGCGATAAAGCCGTGCTGGAGAAGGTCAAGCTGCAACTGACCCCCGGCGCGCGGATCGGCTTGCTCGGCCCGAACGGTGCGGGTAAATCGACCCTGATCAAAAACCTCGCCGGTGAGCTTGAGCCGTTGGCCGGTCGCCTGACGCGCGGTGAAAACACCGTCGTTGGCTACTTCGCCCAGCATCAGCTTGATTCCCTCGACTCCAAGGCCAGCCCGTTGCTGCACTTGCAGCGCCTGGCACCGACCGAGCGTGAGCAGACCCTGCGCGATTTCCTCGGCGGGTTCGATTTCCGCGGCGCGCGTATCGATGAGCCGGTACTGAATTTCTCCGGCGGTGAGAAGGCGCGTCTGGCCTTGGCATTGATCGCTTGGGATCGACCGAACTTGTTGCTGCTCGACGAACCGACCAACCACCTGGACCTGGAAATGCGTCTGGCGCTGACCATGGCCCTGCAGGAATTCAGTGGCGCGGTACTGGTGGTCTCACACGATCGCCATCTGCTCAAAAGCACCACTGACAATTTCTATCTGGTGGCAGACGGCAAAGTCGAGGAGTTCGATGGCGACCTGGAGGACTACGCCCGTTGGCTGGTCGAATACCGTCAACGCAATGCCCCGGTCAGCAATACCCCGGTCAATCCGGACAAGACCGACAAGAAGGCCCAGCGCCAGGCCGCTGCTGCGTTGCGTCAGCAACTGGCACCGCACAAGCGTGAGGCCGACAAGCTTGAAGCCGAGCTGGGCAAGCTGCACGAGAAGCTGGCGAAGATCGATTCCAGCCTTGGCGACATCGACATTTACGAGCCGATGCGCAAGAACGATTTGCGTGATCTGCTGGCTGAACAAGCCAAGCTGAAGGTGCGTGAAGCCGAGCTGGAAGAAGCCTGGATGGAAGCGCTGGAACTGCTGGAAAGCATGCAGGCGGAGCTGGAGGCGCTGTCCTGA
- a CDS encoding mechanosensitive ion channel family protein — protein MEAFKLPLPAGWGEPLWLVVQILLILLAGYIAQRIVAKCLTRLGERYPFPPQFFMPLRGGLRWLIMGSALIFVLERLGVSATVLWTALSGFVAVAAVAFFAMWSVLSNLLCAILIFTVGPFRIGDVVELVDTTDKPGVKGRVVAINLLYTTLIEAEELGTGSAMVQVPNSLFFQRSVRRWRGTDVFPSNGFEK, from the coding sequence ATGGAAGCCTTCAAACTGCCTTTACCGGCTGGGTGGGGCGAGCCGCTCTGGCTGGTCGTGCAAATTCTGCTGATCCTGCTGGCTGGTTATATCGCCCAGCGTATTGTCGCTAAATGCCTGACTCGCCTGGGCGAGCGCTATCCGTTTCCGCCGCAGTTTTTCATGCCGCTGCGTGGCGGTTTGCGCTGGCTGATCATGGGCAGTGCGCTGATTTTCGTGCTGGAACGCCTTGGCGTGTCGGCCACGGTGCTCTGGACGGCGTTGTCCGGTTTCGTTGCGGTGGCCGCCGTGGCGTTTTTCGCCATGTGGAGCGTGCTCTCCAACCTGCTGTGCGCGATCCTGATCTTCACCGTCGGCCCATTCCGTATCGGCGATGTGGTCGAGTTGGTGGATACCACCGACAAGCCCGGCGTCAAAGGCCGGGTGGTGGCGATCAATCTGCTCTACACCACGCTGATCGAAGCCGAAGAACTCGGTACCGGCAGCGCCATGGTGCAAGTGCCCAATAGCCTGTTCTTCCAGCGTTCGGTTCGACGCTGGCGCGGCACGGATGTGTTCCCTTCGAACGGGTTCGAAAAGTAA
- a CDS encoding LysE family transporter: MVLQTWLAFFAACWVISLSPGAGAIASMSSGLRYGFWRGYWNALGLQLGLALQIAIVAAGVGAILAASATAFYAIKWFGVAYLVYLAVKQWRALPNDINDDAAIRQIGKPMALMFRGFLVNVSNPKALVFMLAVLPQFIDPHAPLVAQYLILGVTMICVDLIVMAGYTGLAAKVLRLLRTPKQQKRMNRTFAGLFIGAAAFMATLRKAAV, translated from the coding sequence ATGGTGCTTCAAACATGGCTGGCTTTTTTTGCCGCCTGCTGGGTGATCAGCCTTTCTCCCGGTGCCGGCGCCATTGCGTCGATGTCCAGCGGTTTGCGCTACGGTTTCTGGCGCGGTTACTGGAACGCCTTGGGCTTGCAACTGGGCCTGGCGTTGCAGATTGCGATTGTCGCTGCCGGTGTCGGTGCGATCCTCGCGGCCTCCGCCACGGCTTTCTATGCGATCAAATGGTTTGGCGTGGCCTACCTGGTCTACCTCGCGGTCAAGCAATGGCGCGCGTTGCCCAATGATATTAACGACGACGCGGCCATCCGGCAGATCGGCAAGCCGATGGCGCTGATGTTCCGCGGTTTTCTGGTCAACGTCAGCAACCCCAAGGCCTTGGTGTTCATGCTCGCGGTGCTGCCGCAATTCATCGACCCCCACGCGCCGCTGGTGGCCCAGTACCTGATCCTCGGCGTGACCATGATCTGTGTCGACCTGATCGTCATGGCCGGCTACACCGGGCTGGCGGCGAAGGTGCTGCGTTTGCTGCGCACACCCAAGCAGCAAAAACGCATGAACCGCACCTTTGCCGGGCTGTTCATTGGCGCGGCGGCGTTCATGGCGACCCTTCGCAAAGCGGCGGTGTAA
- a CDS encoding penicillin-binding protein activator LpoB codes for MRAWIGMMALVCAFSVQAAPKVAVADLAYQERVEQYVHTVSAQSNHSQSYYGASGSSSYEEYEATSSYIEQGELRKFTGDIKGEILRTGMFQLVQGTPYTASSKGDVYDVIKRIKAGSFKGADYVLFGTVSDIDFTRDMNELANTDSYSAVLGLTLVADFSLINTRTFEITSAFTAMGEGQDTKLVNGRDIKISLNRPRVVRDVSKALGEDVAAQLSQQLGGGGYEQPGQPPLRNNLPRDTAPVILH; via the coding sequence ATGCGCGCATGGATTGGCATGATGGCCCTGGTTTGCGCGTTCAGCGTGCAAGCGGCCCCGAAAGTCGCAGTAGCCGACCTGGCATATCAGGAACGGGTGGAGCAATACGTACACACTGTTTCGGCCCAGAGCAACCACAGCCAGAGCTATTACGGCGCCAGTGGTTCGTCCAGCTATGAAGAGTACGAAGCAACCAGCAGCTACATCGAGCAAGGTGAACTGCGAAAATTCACCGGCGACATCAAGGGCGAGATTCTGCGCACCGGCATGTTTCAGCTGGTGCAGGGCACGCCTTACACAGCATCGTCCAAAGGTGACGTGTATGACGTGATCAAGCGGATCAAGGCTGGTAGCTTCAAGGGTGCCGACTACGTGCTGTTTGGCACCGTGTCAGACATCGATTTCACCCGTGACATGAACGAGCTGGCCAACACCGACAGCTATTCGGCGGTGCTGGGGCTGACGCTGGTGGCGGACTTCAGCCTGATCAACACCAGGACCTTTGAGATTACCTCGGCCTTCACGGCGATGGGCGAAGGTCAGGACACCAAATTGGTGAATGGTCGGGATATCAAGATTTCGCTGAACCGCCCACGGGTGGTGCGCGATGTGTCCAAGGCATTGGGTGAGGATGTGGCTGCGCAACTGAGCCAACAGCTCGGTGGCGGTGGCTATGAGCAGCCGGGGCAGCCGCCGCTGCGCAATAACCTGCCGCGGGATACGGCGCCGGTGATTCTGCACTGA
- the lpoB gene encoding penicillin-binding protein activator LpoB, with the protein MFARFSFIAIVALLASGCANTSPTLGSKNISYGDTKAVETVTNEFGSTDLQMIAESMTRSLAQSGILQGRPVVQVYDVKNKTSEYIDTREITTSIKTQLMKTGVARFASDNTAMQSQVDQLKLQNQSGLYKKSTVAKTGNMIAAKYRIEGSISSIVKRSSDYKDVFYKFSLQLIDVESGLAEWMDEKEIRKTTER; encoded by the coding sequence ATGTTTGCACGCTTTTCGTTCATCGCCATCGTCGCCCTCCTGGCCAGCGGTTGCGCCAATACTTCGCCGACGCTGGGCAGCAAAAACATCAGCTACGGCGATACCAAAGCCGTGGAAACCGTGACCAACGAGTTCGGCTCCACCGACCTGCAGATGATCGCCGAATCCATGACCCGCTCCCTGGCCCAGTCCGGCATCCTGCAAGGCCGTCCGGTGGTTCAGGTCTACGACGTGAAGAACAAGACCAGCGAGTACATCGATACCCGCGAAATCACCACCAGCATCAAGACCCAGCTGATGAAGACCGGCGTCGCCCGCTTCGCCAGCGACAACACTGCGATGCAAAGCCAGGTCGACCAGCTCAAGCTGCAAAACCAGAGTGGTCTGTACAAGAAGAGCACCGTGGCCAAGACTGGCAACATGATCGCTGCCAAGTATCGTATCGAAGGCTCGATCAGCTCGATCGTCAAACGCAGCAGCGACTACAAGGACGTCTTCTACAAATTCAGCCTGCAGTTGATCGACGTTGAAAGCGGTCTGGCCGAGTGGATGGACGAAAAAGAGATCCGCAAAACCACGGAGCGTTAA
- a CDS encoding YcfL family protein produces MRFKFIVVAALALLAGCATPPPPEPGSAASKVVAMGPQKHIVVGAMRVARENGFMTVNVQLSNTLNSNKTFYYRFAWLGPEGFPVAEEEVWKSQMMYGAQTSFIQAIAPTAKAVDFRLEIKTP; encoded by the coding sequence ATGCGTTTCAAATTCATCGTCGTCGCGGCCCTGGCCTTGCTGGCCGGCTGCGCCACCCCGCCGCCACCGGAGCCAGGCAGCGCGGCCAGCAAGGTTGTGGCCATGGGCCCGCAGAAACACATCGTGGTCGGCGCCATGCGCGTCGCCCGCGAGAACGGTTTCATGACCGTTAATGTGCAGTTGAGCAACACCCTCAACAGCAACAAGACGTTCTACTACCGCTTTGCCTGGCTCGGCCCGGAAGGCTTCCCGGTGGCCGAGGAAGAAGTCTGGAAAAGCCAGATGATGTACGGCGCGCAGACCAGCTTCATTCAGGCCATTGCGCCAACCGCCAAAGCCGTGGATTTCCGTCTCGAAATCAAAACGCCTTAA
- a CDS encoding COG3014 family protein, which produces MAFRAPTLIALSAATLLSGCSAFRNYDSELAQTNQQLASGNVDGALTLLEKNNTSKDKDLLYYFEKGELLRAKGDLSGSQNAWTSADQVVGKWEDAVKLDTDKYLAQFGSFLVNDKVRRYEGYDYEKVMLTTQMALNLLAVNDFDGARTAIKKTHEREAVIADLRDKEYLKSEEQAEKEGVKTQYKDLQGYPVASLDAPEVVSLKNSYQSAFSHYLAGFVYEALGEKDLAAPGYRKAAELRPNTPLLEQALVNLDKPAKNDDSDILIVVQGGLAPSRDSIRIPLPLPISNNVVITPLSFPIIKPDTSTATFAQIGVDGQQLDLTQLNSTTAMSRRALRDDMPGIILRTTVRAITKGVAQKQINETNPLAGLAVGISSAVLEGADTRTWRTLPDTTQVVRLRLKKGEHHVSLPSAVGGSVVKITVDQRYQVISLRAVGNQVFASGLAAHVIPSANPTAVASLKQP; this is translated from the coding sequence ATGGCATTCCGTGCCCCCACCTTGATCGCGCTCAGCGCTGCCACGCTGCTTTCCGGCTGCTCGGCCTTTCGTAACTACGATTCGGAACTTGCACAAACCAACCAGCAATTGGCTTCCGGCAACGTCGACGGCGCATTGACCCTGCTGGAAAAGAACAACACCAGCAAAGACAAAGACCTGCTCTATTACTTCGAGAAAGGCGAACTGCTGCGCGCCAAGGGCGACTTGTCCGGCAGCCAGAACGCCTGGACCAGCGCCGATCAGGTGGTGGGCAAGTGGGAAGACGCGGTCAAACTCGACACCGACAAATACCTGGCCCAGTTCGGCAGCTTCCTGGTCAACGACAAGGTGCGTCGCTACGAAGGCTACGACTACGAGAAAGTCATGCTGACCACGCAGATGGCCCTCAACCTGCTGGCGGTGAACGACTTCGACGGCGCGCGCACCGCGATCAAGAAGACTCACGAACGTGAAGCGGTGATCGCCGATCTGCGCGACAAGGAATACCTCAAGAGCGAAGAGCAGGCCGAGAAAGAAGGCGTCAAAACCCAGTACAAGGATCTTCAGGGTTATCCGGTGGCCAGCCTCGACGCGCCGGAAGTGGTCAGCCTGAAAAACAGCTACCAGAGTGCGTTCAGCCATTACCTGGCCGGTTTCGTCTATGAAGCCCTGGGCGAGAAAGATCTGGCGGCGCCGGGTTATCGCAAGGCCGCCGAACTGCGTCCGAACACGCCGCTGCTGGAACAGGCGCTGGTGAATCTCGACAAACCCGCCAAGAACGATGACAGCGACATCCTGATCGTTGTGCAAGGCGGCCTGGCGCCGTCCCGCGACTCGATCCGCATTCCGCTGCCATTGCCGATCAGCAACAACGTGGTGATCACGCCGCTGTCGTTCCCGATCATCAAACCGGACACCTCCACCGCTACCTTCGCCCAGATCGGCGTGGACGGTCAGCAGCTGGACCTGACGCAACTCAACAGCACCACCGCCATGTCCCGCCGCGCGCTGCGCGATGACATGCCGGGCATCATCCTGCGCACCACCGTCCGTGCCATAACCAAAGGCGTGGCACAGAAACAGATCAACGAAACCAACCCGCTGGCGGGTCTTGCGGTCGGTATCTCTTCAGCCGTGCTAGAAGGTGCCGATACCCGTACATGGCGCACCCTGCCAGACACCACTCAAGTAGTGCGTCTGCGCTTGAAGAAAGGCGAGCATCACGTCTCGCTGCCGAGCGCCGTCGGTGGTTCGGTGGTCAAGATCACTGTCGATCAGCGCTATCAGGTCATTAGCCTGCGCGCAGTGGGTAATCAGGTGTTCGCCAGCGGCCTGGCCGCTCATGTGATTCCGAGCGCTAATCCGACCGCCGTGGCCAGCCTCAAACAACCTTAA
- a CDS encoding COG3014 family protein, whose product MHSRLFFSLLLSLALQLTGCAAYRNYDLELEQTTAQLKAGNPQGALQLLELHNPSEERDLLYYFEKGAVLSAGGALPQSQVAWRSAEQLVIQRQDTVESAGTQLLSAMGDHWGSIINDKLRRYDGYDYEEVMLTTQMALNQLAVNDFDGARADIKKTHEREALIARQREKEYERLEEEAKAQGVRMHYKDLQGYPVMTLDAPAVIALKNGYQSAFSHYLAGFTYEALGERDLAAPGYRQAIELRPDLPFFEQALRELDKPATKANESDVLIIVQSGLAPARSSVRVPYPVRLEDNQVIVANVSFPVMVPDTSTPAFTQMTIDGRKQQLILVNSITDMSLRTLRDDMPGIIQRTAHRAYLAASVQATDNRRDPSKASYVTQHDGFEHADTRTWRTLPNITLVARLRLKKGEHLISLPNTPGTAPLKVRIEQNHQVIGLRALGERIYSNGVAFEPAAAPESSVVSGLK is encoded by the coding sequence ATGCATTCACGCCTGTTTTTCTCGCTGCTGTTAAGCCTTGCCCTGCAACTGACTGGTTGCGCCGCTTACCGCAACTACGACCTGGAACTGGAGCAAACGACCGCCCAGTTGAAAGCGGGAAATCCGCAGGGCGCTCTCCAACTCCTGGAGCTGCACAATCCGTCAGAAGAACGGGACCTGCTCTACTACTTCGAAAAAGGTGCAGTCCTGAGTGCCGGCGGTGCGCTGCCGCAAAGCCAGGTTGCCTGGCGCAGTGCAGAGCAACTGGTGATCCAGCGCCAGGACACCGTCGAGTCTGCCGGCACACAGCTCTTGTCCGCCATGGGCGATCACTGGGGCAGCATCATCAACGACAAACTGCGGCGCTACGATGGCTACGACTACGAAGAAGTCATGCTGACCACGCAAATGGCCCTGAACCAGTTAGCCGTGAATGACTTCGACGGTGCTCGCGCCGACATCAAGAAAACCCACGAACGTGAAGCACTGATCGCCCGTCAGCGGGAAAAGGAATACGAGCGACTTGAAGAAGAAGCCAAGGCCCAGGGCGTTCGCATGCACTACAAGGATCTCCAGGGCTACCCCGTGATGACCCTGGATGCGCCCGCCGTGATCGCGCTGAAAAACGGCTATCAGAGTGCATTCAGTCACTACCTGGCCGGGTTTACGTATGAAGCGCTGGGTGAGCGTGATCTTGCCGCCCCGGGTTATCGCCAGGCCATCGAGTTGCGACCCGACCTGCCCTTCTTCGAGCAGGCATTGCGTGAACTCGACAAACCGGCCACCAAGGCCAATGAAAGTGATGTGCTGATCATCGTGCAAAGTGGCCTGGCGCCGGCACGCAGCTCGGTTCGTGTTCCCTACCCGGTGCGCCTGGAAGACAATCAGGTGATCGTCGCCAATGTGTCGTTTCCGGTGATGGTTCCCGACACGTCGACCCCGGCGTTCACGCAGATGACGATCGACGGTCGCAAACAGCAACTGATCCTTGTTAACAGCATCACCGACATGTCTTTGCGCACGTTGCGCGACGATATGCCGGGCATCATTCAGCGCACCGCGCATCGTGCCTACCTGGCTGCTTCTGTTCAGGCTACGGACAACCGACGCGACCCGAGCAAAGCCTCGTACGTGACGCAGCACGATGGCTTTGAGCACGCGGACACCCGAACCTGGCGTACCTTGCCCAACATCACCCTGGTGGCGCGCCTGCGCCTGAAAAAAGGCGAGCACCTGATCAGCCTGCCCAACACGCCGGGCACCGCGCCCCTGAAAGTCCGCATCGAGCAGAACCATCAGGTCATAGGCCTGCGAGCGTTGGGAGAGCGGATTTACAGCAACGGGGTGGCTTTCGAACCTGCCGCTGCGCCTGAAAGCAGTGTGGTATCAGGCCTGAAATAA